One genomic region from Bufo bufo chromosome 3, aBufBuf1.1, whole genome shotgun sequence encodes:
- the LOC120995256 gene encoding cbp/p300-interacting transactivator 3-like, which translates to MADPMMMSVMQNGHPNYRMNVNGMQPQPHPHSARSMPSVPMMQYGVVHPDGNMRVRMNVHQHMANPMMYPGQAQSYMGAQQLMATMHLQKLSTQYQGHPMMSNTGLVQGLPAYKMAPNHHQNMPTLNVTDADLIDEDVLTSLVLELGLDRIEELPELYLGHNEMDFILDFVGKQQVSTVTC; encoded by the coding sequence ATGGCAGACCCAATGATGATGTCAGTCATGCAAAACGGACATCCCAATTATAGGATGAATGTCAACGGTATGCAGCCTCAGCCACATCCTCATTCTGCTAGAAGCATGCCTTCAGTACCAATGATGCAATATGGAGTTGTTCATCCAGATGGAAATATGAGGGTACGGATGAATGTGCACCAGCATATGGCAAACCCTATGATGTACCCTGGACAAGCTCAATCTTATATGGGAGCTCAGCAACTAATGGCTACAATGCATCTTCAAAAACTCAGCACTCAGTACCAGGGACATCCAATGATGAGTAATACTGGACTTGTGCAGGGACTCCCAGCTTACAAAATGGCACCAAATCACCATCAGAACATGCCTACTTTAAATGTGACAGACGCGGACCTCATTGATGAGGATGTCTTAACATCTCTGGTGCTGGAATTAGGTTTGGACAGAATCGAGGAGTTACCTGAACTGTACTTGGGGCACAATGAGATGGACTTTATCCTGGACTTTGTCGGCAAGCAGCAGGTTAGCACAGTAACCTGCTGA